The following are from one region of the Silene latifolia isolate original U9 population chromosome 9, ASM4854445v1, whole genome shotgun sequence genome:
- the LOC141598341 gene encoding uncharacterized protein LOC141598341, giving the protein MLGSLCAQTVFVPIDVVSQKLKVNGYSSYTAYNGGLDVVRKVVKSNGIRGLYRGSGLLVMTYSPSKVFVWWASYGSSQHLFLRMDTQEMSDLLKDDIVSEQLTSLWWIQLCQMATFMRSKKSGLPNV; this is encoded by the exons ATGTTAGGCTCGCTTTGTGCTCAGACTGTGTTTGTTCCAATTGATGTG GTTAGTCAGAAGTTGAAGGTAAACGGATATTCGAGCTACACAGCCTACAATGGTGGCCTTGATGTTGTACGTAAAGTTGTGAAGTCAAACGGAATTCGAGGACTATATAGGGGGTCTGGACTGTTAGTGATGACTTATTCTCCATCCAAAGTCTTTGTGTGGTGGGCGAGCTATGGTTCTAGTCAACATTTATTTTTGAG GATGGACACTCAAGAAATGTCGGACCTTCTGAAAGATGACATAGTCTCTGAGCAGCTGACCAG TTTATGGTGGATTCAACTATGTCAGATGGCGACATTTATGAGATCAAAGAAGAGTGGGCTACCAAATGTTTAG